A stretch of DNA from Candidatus Bathyarchaeia archaeon:
TATACCACAAAATACGGAATTCTTCTTTAACGAGTTAAGAAGCGTACTGGAGTTTGATGGACAACGCTTTCACACGGTTTCGCCCCTTGGGATAGTTTCGCTTTTAGAAAGGACAATAGTGGAAATTTTGTGTAAAAAGTTCGGCGTTAAGTTTGAGGAGAAAGGCCCCATACTCTTTTCTGAATGGGTTGACAAGCTTAGAGAGGTGTATCTCCTCAAATTCTCAAAGTTGAAGGTTTTTGAAAGGCGGAGGTGAAAATGTTGAGGGAAAAGGCAAGCATCCTAATAGTGGACGACGACACCGACATATGCAGAACACTAAGCTTAATCCTTGAAGCCGAAGGCTACAACGTGGACATCGCCAACACCGGAAAAGAAGCAATAGAAAAGTCGAAGGAAAAAGCCTACAACGTCGCTCTGCTAGACATCGTGCTTCCAGACATGCCCGGAACGGAACTACTGAAAAAACTTCGTGAAACAACACCAAAGACGATAAAAATAATGGTGACAGGCTACCCAAACCTGCAAAACGCCGTTGAATCCCTAAACTACAACGCAGACGCATACTTAATAAAACCAGTCAACTACGAAAAGCTACTTCAAGTTATCGAAGAAAAGCTGGAAAGGCAAAGAGAAGAAGAAACACTAACAACGGAAAAAATCGCAGCCTTCGTAAAAACAAGAACCCAAAAACTGCTCCAAAAAATAGAAAAAGAAACAAACGAATAAACCGTCTTCACGTACACGCTCACAATTAACATCAAACCAAAACATAAAACTTCAATAGTAAATACTTCGAAAACTATAGAAGGGGCTAATGTTTTTGTAAAAGCGAAACAGCAACAACCATGACCTCCAAATTATGGCTTAGAAAAAGAAAATAAGAGGTTAACTAACCTTAAAAGGTGACCAAAACCAACAAGAGTGGCCGAGGTGAGGTAGCCTGGAAGCCTACGGGCCTGTGGAGCCCGGCGCCCGGGTTCAAATCCCGGCCTCGGCCCCATTACAGGGAGTGGACTAAGCATGGCCTTAAAACAGCCCTAAGGAAGCTGGTTCAGTATGCTAAGTGCGGCAGCTGCGATGAGAAGACTCCGCTCCCACCGGAGGTTGCTTGGATACCTATGAAGGTTGACGAGAGAGATAGCAGAGTTAAACCGGAGATCTTGCTAACACCAGAGGATGTTAAGGCTATGATTAACGCCGCCGAAAATGAGCGTGACAAAGCCTTAATATCAGTTCTGTTTGAGGCGGCATTAAGGCCAGGCGAGCTGTTGACGATGAAAGTTGGAAGTGTTGAGTTTAAGGATAACTACTGTCTGATCTCTGTATGCGGAAAGACTGGTGTAAAGAGGATTCCGTTGGTTGTGAGCCATAGGCTTCTATTAGACTGGCTTATGAAGCATCCCAGCAGAAATGATCCGAATGCACCTCTATGGATATCGCTTAGTAATAATTCCAAGGGCGAGGTGATGAGCTA
This window harbors:
- a CDS encoding response regulator; the protein is MLREKASILIVDDDTDICRTLSLILEAEGYNVDIANTGKEAIEKSKEKAYNVALLDIVLPDMPGTELLKKLRETTPKTIKIMVTGYPNLQNAVESLNYNADAYLIKPVNYEKLLQVIEEKLERQREEETLTTEKIAAFVKTRTQKLLQKIEKETNE